In Acanthopagrus latus isolate v.2019 chromosome 6, fAcaLat1.1, whole genome shotgun sequence, the genomic window AGCTAACTTGGTCATCACCAACTTCTGAAAATTACGGCCTAACGTTAGCACACTCAGAGCCGAGACGGTTCCCCGGCTAACGCGTTGACTGTTAGCTACTTCTCAGCCTAGCAAAAACAAAGTTAGCCCCGGTGGAGGAAGGAGACAGCTGTCCGCATGCTGTCCGCAGAGGCCCACGCTGATGATGGGTGAGGGCACCGGGCAGCTAGCCGCCGTTAACTCCTCAAACTAGCGTTGACAAACTATCCCCCCACTCACCCTCTGTCACTTCCAGCACTTTGATCTGCTCCTCCGCGGCGGCGCGCACTTCTTGAACCGGGGACAGGATGGCCGTCAGCGTCTCGATCAGAGCCTCTTTCAGTCCCTGTTGGACCGGGCCGGCGGCCGGACCGGGCCGAGCACTACCCGCTGCACTCatgcctgctgtgtttttaccCGCAGCCCGCTACAGAGTCAGTccgaccaccaccaccacccgggGAGGAGCAGAGAACCACAGACGCGAAGCGCGCCAATGCATGGAAACGTGGAGGCGGGGTTTTGCCAGAGGAAGCACATTTTGGCGTCCGGTTCGGCCCACGTGTTTTTTTgggtctgtttttgtttttaaaactctgGCTCCCTCATGTGGAGCGGGGGAAAATTACACCACTCAGAATGAGTTGGGGATATATTCGTGGTTctcttgattgtttattctgtgtcaTATCTCAATTTATATTTCGTATTTTGCGAATTTAACATGATCATCATTTTTTTGACTTGTATTGCATATCCATGTACATGCACatatgcacccatatcccaatAACCTTAATTAactaattttgagtagtgtacTCACTCAAAGCCTCTTCTATAAGACAGCAAAATAATATTTAGTGGCCTTTCACGCACAAAATGGCCTGTAAACCTTAACTTTCATTTCCATGCACATGCACCCACATCCCAAAATCCCTAGCTAATTTTGAGTGGTGTGTATTTTCAACTCCTGTCTGCAATATGACTATTGTTACCACTATTTATAACCTATAATTAGCACACCTGTGTTTACTGGGAGTTTGCCAGAATACATGCCAAAGAAGGGGGTCTTGCCCGAAATGTCTGTGTGGCaagaataaacagtttgatcagagtgctgtcctttatttttcttttatttactaCAAGAGGGTTTCAGCACCCAGTACTGAAGCTATATACATAAGAATAAGAGGTGAAGTGTTTTATGCGTAAAAGAGGTATTGGCATATTTTAGTGTTATACAGCCAAATGTATGCTGACATCCCTTTTTGTGTACTTCTGggctgtttttaatgatttggACAATATTCCTTTAGTTCCTGTTAAAGGATCTCAGGACTTGGGAGACTTTATGTTTAGTTTATGCTGGGTTAGCTCTAAGAAGCTATTTTATCTTCagtttattttagttatttttttaaatttttttttcaacaagtccccatctactttagttgtttgtgtgaatgttgcACCGCCATTTGCCTGCGAacctccagagatgttttgtggactgcaaaacttcCCGTGACTCTCCAACAGCATGAGggtgatttacatttttgaatgaacTGTTCCTTTCAGGAAAATCTTAATGCAACCACGCATGATGCTATTTTTATGTTCTCTGTTTCTGACTTTGCAGTGACAGTTTTGGGAAtaccctttttgtttttcatgctcAAAGTGAGGTTGATACATAAATGGTTGGCCTGACCTAAACTCTAGCAAACATCTTTGGGATGAAGAAGAGGATTGTGAACCAGGCCTAACATCCACCTAACATCCCGTGGGACCAAAGTCATGCAGCCAAACCTTGTCGAAAGCTTTCCAAGAAAAATGGAGGCTGTTACAGCGCCACATTAATGCCCATAATTTGTGAACAAGACATTCAACCATCAGATATAGTTATAAAATTCAGGTGTACACATACATTTGGTGTATTTAGGAGTTAGATTCAACAGAACACTATGCAGAGTGTGTTCCTACCATGTGTTACTTTAGTCCTGATTTCAACAACATTGAAGTGCCTTTAGCTAAACTTGTCTACCCAGTTTCACTCTAATACAGTGAGTGGTGTAATACTATGAAGATTAACTGGTTGATGCAGGCAGTGAAACCCTCCCTGCATCCTCTCTGAACAGGTGTATTCTCACCTGGGCTTTAAGATGTGCTTGAGCTGTCGTTAGACTTTTCACTTCGCAAGAATGACATTAACCCTGTGTGAGGTGAAACAATAGTGCAATTCTTTGTGACTGTCAGCCTTCACATGTTGTAAATCTGAAGGTGACAGTGACTCTCTTGTTATCAGTTTCACCTCATAATCCTGTCGCTCCAACGAGGAAACAGACTGAGTTTCGGCAACATTCCTGCAGGCATTCAACAGTTTGTCTTCTCCACGGAGACTCTCGCCGGACGATCTGTGCTATCCTCTGCAAATCCATTCTCTTGCTGAACTTAATTTTTAATTCCCCAACGACGAGCTTCATTCTTCTCTGAGGTCAAATTTCTTCATTCAGGAGCATGTCAACCATTTTAAAGACGGTGTCATAATTTggatcatgtttttaaaaaaaaacatgtttcatcacCTTTTGCAGGACACTGTGTCATCAAAATTAGTACTGTGTGGGATAAGACCTCTGTGTcctaaatgtttttgaaaaacaccAGCCAAGTGAGCTATAGGCCTGAACTAACAGTAGATTTATCTGTACCTGAAACCTGGTATccatgtgcctgtgtgtctcaATTTTTTTTAGCACTGCATGCTGATTTTAAACCTCTAATTTAAGtctttttacaaaataaacaagaaaaaactaGACACCTGGAAAACggaaaaatactggaaacaCTTGATGccaaaatatgcagaaaaaaacaaggcaggTGGGCTTGTTTCGTTTTGAGCTAAAATTAAACTCACTTactgctgcagcctgtgtggCATTAAGGAGAACACAGGTGTGGAGGTgttgacataaaaataaacagtgaatgTAATCTCTCTTCTCTCAAATTATCACTGCTGCAGATCTGGAGGATTAAAGGAGTAAACACGGGGACTCAAGTCGCTCTGTGTTAAGTTGTTCCCAGAAAGCCAGTCAATGTGATTTGGGATATGGTATGAAAAcccctttttttgttgcataCTTGGCTTTGGCTGGTGTCTTCAGCGCATCAAGACCTACAATACACATATTCAGTTTTGACTTTAGGACTGCAGGGAATAACAACtaataaatgtgtatttctgacAGTCCCACTCTGCGAGACTGGAGAGAACAGTCCCCCGACGTCCTCGTCATTGCAAGGCCATGGTCTGACAAGAAACCCTCAAAAATGGTGTCAGTTTAGGTAACAACAAAATCATCAAGAAGTGGTGAAAATTTTAGCCCCAATCTGCTCTGTGAGCGTCAATAAAATACCTCACATGTTTTGTGAAGTGAGTTGTGCAAGATGTGACACTTTCAGGTAAAAACCGTGGTATTCCTTACGACTGATGGgtgtcagaaacacagattaACTTGCACTAAATTGCCAGTTTATAGGTACACCAAGCTAAAACGAATGCGGTCCAATACAAGAGGGTGGGGATAAATCCAACTTTGAGGTTATAATGTTGAGTTTTTTGTAGAGGTGAGGATTCGACTTTAGGCATTTGTGTACGCTGGTTTCTGTCCACCTGCATTGATCTAATTTTGAGTCTACTTGTCTCCGATTGTACTTGTATGACTTTATATGTATTCCCTTTTATCATTGGTTTTGATAGGTGATACATAAATAAACGTTATCATTGTTATAGTTTAATGATTAACTTAGAGGTGTGTCTACCCccactgaagaaaaacacctcTTAAGGAACATCAAAACCTTCAAGGAGGGGGGACTGTTGTATTGGACTGCACATTAAAGCAGCTACATAGAAGTTTAATGTATTGTTGATTCTggtgccccctgtggacaaaagcggtaAGAGCAGCAGGCTTCCTTTGAACAGATCTTCTCTGGCTAGCTTGCAGATTTGTTTTGGAGgcgaggaaaaagaaaaacatttttctgatagatttttttttttttttacataacttAAGGATATATTAATGAGGTAAGGTATCTATTTGTTGCTATGTGAGATTAATAACTAATACGGTGATAGTGGAACAAAGCAAACTTTTTTTCGTACACCTAGTTTACATTCAGCTAACACATTTGGTTGCATGGGGAGCCTGTTGTTCGATAAAGACGTACCcactgccgtaccaccagactatagagcattttctttcctccatcttccacactttgacataaaaatattttttattgttcGTAATCCAACCAGGTGGCAGGCATTAATTATAACTATATAGAAATAGCAAATCCTCTCGCTGAATGGTCTTGTTTGCTCATGTAGGTCATATGGAGGCATCAGTATCAAACCGAGACTGTTTCAAAACCAGCTGAAAAATTCCTTGTGGCACAGTTAAGATAAGATAGGTTTACCTAATGAACTGGCAACTGAGTGCACGTGAACATGGATCTTAGGTTAAAGGATCGAGTAGCCTAAGAATAAACCAAACACTAATACAACCGTTTCTTCTTGTTTAAGCAAAAAGAATTTGGTTTATGTAGAAACAAGCAATGTTTTGCAACTGGATATTTCCCTCTCCTTCAAAAGAGTTAAAgctaaaataagaaaaaagaaagaaatgaaaacccGTCCCACTGCACCCGGAATCGCCACCTCCTGAAAAATGTACGCAGGTGTTactgacagaaagcaaaggAAACCTGGGGGACAGCTCACAAGGGAGATATATATAAGTGTAcagtacatatatataaaatataaaatctgaaatatattttatatatattaaattgtgttagggttcagtatctttcaCTACACAGCATTAAGGTGGTGTGtctgattatcttttttttttcttcatttttcttttttcaaatcctATTATATAAACCAGAGGAGagtcaaagcaaaacaaatgaatcaacgaacaaacaaatgtggggaaaaaatggaAACTAAGCAACAGACGAAAGGCCTCGGCCCCCGATCCGACACCCCTCCCACCCCGGCCTCCGGCGGAGGGGGTGAGCTAGCACGGACGAGGTGGGACACAGACCCGTCCAGCTGTACAGCGCAGTGAAACATAACTTACATATTAGCTCATTTTTACACGTACAGTCGTGATCAAGGCACAGGGATCTTCtacaagttatttttttttcttcaataaaGTTgtacaaaataatacattttacagtctgtacaaGAATAATAGTCCAGCAGTAAAATAAAGACAGACGTACTTAAAGccgggaggggaggaggaagaggtgggaCTGGGAGGGGGTGAGAGAGTAAGAcgaaaggtggaggagggaggggacgtTGTGTGGTAAGGGAGGGCTGGAGCgcgcgtgcgtgcatgtgtgtgtgtgtgtgtgtgtgtgtgtgtgtgtgtgtgtgtgtgtgttcaggtaaAAATGTTGCGTCCAGTCTTGATAAGTCATTTCTTTTACTTCATGCTTTCCTTTtgcatcgttttttttttcttattaaataAAACCTCTCCTTTATTTTCCATATGTTGAATAGTTGTCAAATAGCAGCAGGGGCGTGGGAAGGGGGCgaggatgtgtgtatgtgagtgtgtatatgtagatatgtgtttatgtgtgtgtgtgtgtgtgcgtgtttaggCAGGAAGGGGTTTAAATGGTGCACAAAggcagatcacacacacagtgtacaccaacacacaacatggggtaaaaactaacaaaaactTAAAAGTTGAATTGTGTTATTACAggaatatataatatttatatttatatatatatacatatttatatacacacatatataaatatctatatatatagcTTGGATTTTTTGCACTGCATTAAGTTCACTGGTATGCATGAATTTATGCATTGTatgatatttttcttgttttgtttttttttgtccttttttctgttttttttctgccgtcCCTCCTCGATTGGTTTCTTGAAGAGCGGGTCATGTGAGCCACGTGGTCTTATGTTCAAGTCACGCTCACGTCCACAGGCAGCCGTTAGTCAATTAGTCCGTCTGTTCgggcacaaaagaaaaaaaaaaaaaaggctcacaGCCCTCCTCCGTATCAGTTTGCCACCCTCCATGTCCATCGttctcatcttcttctcctcaacctcctcctccttcgtcTTCAGCACGCGGTGAATAAACTCCCCTCTCTCAAAATGCATTATTCAATTCAGCCTCTGCCAACTGTTAAGAGCATGAGGACTTGGTTTtaaatgggtgtgtgtgtgtgtgtgtgtgtgtgtgtgctcgggTGCGCGCATGTGTCTGCGATATGAGACATTAAAACCTATCTAAGGGTTCTGGATGTCTTatgctgtagtgtgtgtgtgtgtgtgtgtgtgtgtgtgtgtgtgtgtgtgtgtgtgtgtgtgtgtgtacctgcaaatgtgtgcgtgttcatatatctgagagagagaaagagagctaAAAGGAGGGATAGCCTGCTCTGAGGGGTTTCCAGTCCTGACCCTCTTTCCTGGGTCAAAGTATAGCTGAGTACAGCAGACAGTCTTGGCTAATAGTTGATGAAACGGTTGTTGGTGTAtccttttggaaaaaaaaaagtcttttccACTGTTCATATTTTCTGAAATCGTGTTACTGGGAGGAGTAGGAGCTGTATGGGGGGGCTGGAGGGGAGGGCAGAAAGTCAGTCGCTCGCTCAGTTGTTTGGTGAAGTTGGTGGAAGTAGAGGGGGTGATCGGCTAACTGGTCGTGGGGGTTGAGGGGGGTAGATAGGTCAGTTGGTAGGTAGATACGTAGACCGGATGGTGCCGCCCATCACAAGAGCTCGTACTGCCGTAGGTGCATCCTCTGTATGATGTCGCGACAGTCATTGAAGACGCGCCGGATGTTTTCCGTGTCGACCGCGCAGGTGAAGTGGGGGTAACAGTAATGCCGCCCGTCCCCACTGGCTGTGCTGATCCTctggaaaaagacacaaacgTACAGTTGCGTCACTTTCAGATAACTATTTCAATCACTAGTCATGGACTTAAAATGGGAATTGGACACAATGCATGAAGCAATaacaaaaaagtttgttttcccCGCCATAAAATGACCCAGATCTTCAGCGTCGTCGTGCCCATAGAGCATGTGCTCTATAGACTACTGCTGACCGAAttggctaacttcctgtttagcccCTGGCTAACTTGAACAAAGATACAGTTATTTAATTGTGTGGCccttctagactttccaaacaTAAAATGAGCGATTGGATTAAATTCTAATAGTGAAACGAGAGTTTTGACCACAGTGGTGACGTTACAGAAAATTCTCCACTATTTTACTAGCGTTTCTTTCACAAcgtaagcttatgggaaaaagtatttttgggaCCCGGTACCATCATGTGAGGATTTAATTCAACGGGTTTGTGGACGTTGTCAAATGGGCTTCAAAGCCTGGAGCTCATCCTGGAGGTCTGCCACTAACCCATTACTTTAAGCAAACTAGTTTGGGACAATTTATTCATTACTTTTAGGTTTTGCATGAGCTGCTGGGACAACACCTGCCACTGTAATCTACTGATAATATTTTAAAGGCAAATTTCCTCATTGCATAGAACATGTGATTTATTAGAAATTGGGTTGAATCttttaataaagattttttttccattgtacATTTACCATTGTCTATCCACCAATCTAATATcaaaattataaataataatgtcacattttcatgtaaataaatgtacattttgacaCCTGTGTCGTTGGatgctgtttgagtttttgtaATTCCTATTTGCTTTTCTTAAAAATGGATACAGAAGAAGTGGTGTGCTCTAAGTAAAAAGTCACAGTTTCATCCAAACTGTGTGACTGgcaaatgtttttctctgatgtgcTGTGCGAGACCACGCCAGTGACAGCTGAGCACCAAAGATGTCACCGAAGTCAAAGTAAAATCTTGCAGATGGCCACTTCATTGTTCCTATCAGTtgctgtgtgattttaaaagttCCATTGTGAAATCTTCGTTTACGGCATGCTCCAGTATGTTCCAGTCAATTACTGTGTCAGTCTTTTGCTGGTGAGACTTTGTCAAACTCATCTGAACACGTACAAAATCAGGGAGGATAATAGCAGTGAAGTGGAGCTGAGTTGTGTAAGAACCAATTCAGTAACCACTCTCATGAAAAAATCAGATGATACGAATAAACACAATGGCAaattttttatttgtggtcAAACGTAACCTTTGTACAAACCAGAAACTCATCCCGAATGAAGTACTTTGCCCTTGTGACACGAGGATCTTCACCTGGCTCTGGTATTGCTGttggagaagaagaaatcaaGTCACAATAATGTAATTTTTACACTCACAGGGATGACAACAACCAAATGAAATAGTGTGGCCAAAATTAATGGCCATGCCAGGATCAACATCTAAACGTGTCTGCTACAAACACAGAATACTTATGTGTGCGTTATGTATCGGACACCCACAGATAAGAGTGTCAACCTCTTACCATCATCAGGTGTAGTGTAGCGTGCAAACTCCGGGAAGTAGTCCTCGATTTTAGATTTCCCTGCCAAAACCTTCTCAGCGAGCAGGTCCTGCTTGTTCAGGAAGAGGATTACCGAAATGGTCCGTAGCCACCTGTGGAGGGAAACAAAGAACAAGTTCAGtgccagatttttatttggactTTCATTGAGGACCCGAAATATGTTAAAGGTCTGTCTCTGGAGTTCTGGTCTGAAAATGTCGAAGAGATCCTGCCATTAACAGTCTGTGTGCTCCTGCAGAGAGATAAGAGTCACGGAATGATACTGTATCCAAGGTGGGTTATCAAGTTTTACAGATCTGCTCCACATGTCGGTGAAAGCTGTCATTTATTAAGTGAAGTTTTATCATTAGATGCACCCGGGCACAAGCAGCTAAGATTTTACGTTGATGCAGCGCGGGGTCGAGAAGTTTAATCTTGGATATCATCAGGAGTTCATAATTGTGTCCCTAAAAATTCAAAAACTTAGTTCTGCTTGGCGTAAAGTCACATAAACTGGAGAAGTTGTTTAATTAGCAGTGTTTGAGCATTGACACAGTGACGATCAAGAAGCAGCAGAGGCCGGTACCAAGCTTCCAGCATGGCTTCACTCAGTCACAGTCAACTGAGTAACCAATACATTCAGTGTTAACGTCTGTGGTGGAGTCCAAAAAATCTTCCTGTACGTTCAATAACCACACGCACATATGTAGTGGTGTGTGTACTACGTGTGTATCTAAGAGTCCATGCATTGATTGGAGGTTCATGAACAAAAAGTATCTTTGAATCACAAGCAGaagtatatttttatataacCTGCTCAGCTTTTTTATTCTTCTGCAGGCTCAGAGTTACAGGACAGTGCAGGTGGGTGTAGATGTTGGGATTGTGTTGTTgctgaaaatttaaaaaaaaaatgcatgtacGAGAGTACAGTTTTGAATAGATGACATTGTGTATTTACTACTCTCTTTCATGCCATGTGCtaattttttaaacatattttaagtCTCCTTTTTCATTCCCCCACCTTGAGatacattatatttacatttataacaGAAAATAGTAAAGTAATTAACTAAACTAACTAATTAATAAAATGCTCCCAGTTTGACAAAAACCTCAAGAAGTAAATGCTTACCTGTTGTTCCAAATGTTCTTGAAAAGGTTGAGGGCTTCCTGTAGTCTGTTGGTCTGATTGTCTTCTCTGATCACCATGTTGTAGCTGCTACTCGCCACCACGAAGATGATAGCTGTCACATCtgtgtatcacacacacacacacacacacatgcacatacacagcGAAACACCAGAGACTGAGATTAACACACCCAGGATGGACAAAACCGCCAAACACTGATTACATAAgtattaaataaacacacagacaagcgtctgaaaaaaaaaaaaaagccatcctACCGTTAAAACACTGGATCCATTTTCGACGCTCATCCCTCTGACCGCCAACATCGAACATACTGCGACACAGAGGAGTGCTGAGTTAATTCACAATCTAACAGAAAGAGAACACTGAAtatgttaaaggataagttcacccaaaagtttAAACCCTTAAAAAGCTgcaatcttcactgtagctgcttaGCTAAAAGCGTTCTTGTGCGccccgtctgaagtgggtgaAAAAGCTcaagtgtaaataacatcttttctaATTAATTTGGGATCGCCTGACAAACTGTACTGAccattttgcagtttttgttttttatgtcagttgttttaaaacaagtctcaatcgacgctgttttgctgtgaggctcactcgactttccatcagcatggaggcagactgaattcacatttttgaatgaaCTTATCCTTGAACAAGGGTTTGaatcacatgacagaaaaaaaaacacaacttcatcaGGTTTCTTATTCAATATCAATAAAACAGactaaattaaatgtgattaaTTTGTCATTCAGGGAATTCAAATGGCTCATTGTCTGTATTCAGGAGACGTGTGTTTCTTTTTCGACGGTAAGTTTCACCGCAGCACTTCACGGTAACTCACTGGAAATTGACTTTGTCTATTTGAAATCTTGTCTCGAAGATCCCAGACGTCAGTACTCTGCATCTCAACAGGTCCTGGAAGATAGAGAAGGAACAAGACGGTGTTAAAATATAGAGAGGGAGAGCGCTGCGGCGCAGAGTGCTTCAATATATAACACAAGGAACATCTCACCTGATCGGTGGGTGTGTAGTCGT contains:
- the LOC119021085 gene encoding guanine nucleotide-binding protein G(s) subunit alpha-like isoform X2; translation: MRILHVNGFNAEEKKQKIHDIKNNIKEAIETIVAAMNTLTPPCQLAIPANRCRIEYVMNIVNQKDFEFPSEFYDHARILWQDEGVRSCWERSNEYQLIDCAQYFLDRIEVVRQNDYTPTDQDLLRCRVLTSGIFETRFQIDKVNFHMFDVGGQRDERRKWIQCFNDVTAIIFVVASSSYNMVIREDNQTNRLQEALNLFKNIWNNRWLRTISVILFLNKQDLLAEKVLAGKSKIEDYFPEFARYTTPDDAIPEPGEDPRVTRAKYFIRDEFLRISTASGDGRHYCYPHFTCAVDTENIRRVFNDCRDIIQRMHLRQYELL
- the LOC119021085 gene encoding guanine nucleotide-binding protein G(s) subunit alpha-like isoform X1; amino-acid sequence: MGCLGNSKTEDQRNEEKAQREANKKIEKQLQKDKQIYRATHRLLLLGAGESGKSTIVKQMRILHVNGFNAEEKKQKIHDIKNNIKEAIETIVAAMNTLTPPCQLAIPANRCRIEYVMNIVNQKDFEFPSEFYDHARILWQDEGVRSCWERSNEYQLIDCAQYFLDRIEVVRQNDYTPTDQDLLRCRVLTSGIFETRFQIDKVNFHMFDVGGQRDERRKWIQCFNDVTAIIFVVASSSYNMVIREDNQTNRLQEALNLFKNIWNNRWLRTISVILFLNKQDLLAEKVLAGKSKIEDYFPEFARYTTPDDAIPEPGEDPRVTRAKYFIRDEFLRISTASGDGRHYCYPHFTCAVDTENIRRVFNDCRDIIQRMHLRQYELL